One Candidatus Zixiibacteriota bacterium genomic window carries:
- a CDS encoding (2Fe-2S)-binding protein → MVTRCACFNQPFTRLKRIARRRRARTIEELQQHVRFGLNCRRCHPYVKLMLATGRTAFEVIAGED, encoded by the coding sequence ATGGTTACCCGCTGCGCCTGCTTCAATCAGCCCTTTACCCGCCTCAAGCGGATTGCGCGCCGCCGCCGCGCGCGAACGATCGAGGAGCTCCAGCAACACGTTCGGTTCGGGCTGAACTGCCGGCGGTGCCATCCGTATGTGAAGCTGATGTTGGCGACGGGTCGCACGGCGTTTGAGGTGATCGCCGGGGAGGACTGA
- a CDS encoding DUF58 domain-containing protein — protein sequence MEMRARMVVEGFIAGLHKSPYHGFSVEFAEHRQYMPGDNIRAIDWKVYAKSDRFYIKQYEEETNLKAYLLLDCSASMAYHSGERIRKLDYAGLLCGALSYLMLRQRDAVGLVTYDRKIRRYIPPRSRSGHLHVLLNEIAAQAPSDTTDISSTLHEMADRIKRRGLVIILSDLIDEADKLISGLKHFRYNNHEVIVFHILDPRERDFAFPREAVFKDMETGEELTTLPYQIKKDYAKAVAAFSSEIASACRQAAIDYHPIDTAMPFDKALYAFLSKRERLY from the coding sequence ATGGAGATGCGGGCCCGGATGGTGGTGGAGGGGTTTATCGCGGGGCTGCACAAGTCCCCCTACCACGGGTTCTCGGTGGAATTCGCCGAGCACCGGCAGTACATGCCGGGGGACAACATTCGGGCTATCGACTGGAAGGTGTACGCCAAGAGCGACCGGTTCTATATCAAGCAGTACGAGGAGGAGACCAACCTCAAGGCGTACCTGCTGCTGGACTGCTCGGCCTCGATGGCCTACCATTCGGGGGAGCGGATCCGCAAGCTCGACTACGCGGGGTTGCTGTGCGGGGCGCTGTCGTACCTGATGCTGCGCCAGCGGGACGCGGTCGGGCTGGTGACGTACGACCGGAAAATCCGGCGGTACATTCCGCCGCGGTCGCGGTCGGGCCATCTGCACGTGCTCCTGAACGAAATCGCCGCGCAGGCGCCCTCGGATACCACCGATATCAGTTCGACGCTGCACGAGATGGCGGATCGGATCAAGCGGCGCGGGCTGGTGATCATTCTGTCCGACCTGATCGACGAGGCGGACAAGCTCATCTCGGGACTCAAGCATTTTCGCTACAACAACCACGAGGTGATCGTCTTCCACATTCTCGATCCCCGCGAGCGGGATTTTGCGTTCCCGCGCGAGGCGGTGTTCAAGGATATGGAGACGGGCGAGGAACTGACGACGCTGCCCTACCAGATCAAGAAGGATTATGCGAAGGCGGTGGCGGCGTTTTCGTCCGAAATCGCCTCCGCCTGCCGCCAGGCCGCGATCGACTATCACCCGATCGACACGGCGATGCCGTTCGACAAGGCGCTCTATGCGTTCTTGAGCAAGCGGGAACGGCTGTACTGA
- a CDS encoding HXXEE domain-containing protein — MSTAAWSVLILAAVLIGHLVEEAATGFRRKFPLGEMPMWVFVMGNVAVYGFCAATFTLVLLARPAGTLMAWVLAVAMALNGIVHIGVMIYRKEYFPGGITAGLVLAAAAGLMAALARG, encoded by the coding sequence ATGAGTACGGCGGCCTGGTCGGTGCTCATTCTGGCGGCGGTGCTTATCGGGCACCTGGTGGAGGAAGCGGCAACGGGATTCCGCCGGAAATTTCCGCTTGGTGAGATGCCGATGTGGGTCTTTGTAATGGGCAATGTCGCCGTGTACGGGTTTTGCGCCGCGACCTTTACCCTCGTGCTGCTTGCACGTCCGGCGGGAACGCTTATGGCATGGGTTCTGGCGGTTGCGATGGCACTCAACGGCATCGTGCATATCGGCGTGATGATTTACCGGAAGGAGTATTTTCCCGGCGGGATTACGGCGGGCTTGGTGCTGGCGGCGGCGGCGGGATTGATGGCGGCGCTGGCGCGGGGGTAG
- a CDS encoding cytochrome ubiquinol oxidase subunit I: MNYPFWDTTLGYGVLMAVIAVVHVFVSHFAIGGGLYLVVAERAARRRGDDDHLGFLRRLSRFFVLTTVVFGALTGVGIWFIIGLLNPAATAVLIRNFVWGWAAEWCFFIIEILAALLYYYGWDCLTPRRHLIIGWIYFGAAWLSLVIINGIVTFMLTPGDWLATGRFWDGFFNPTYWSSLVLRTGICIMLAGLCALAVAARLPAPGARVRLVRYNAVWGLVGLAVVIPSLFWYVGDIPADLMAAARQTMNIPFAALDLLYLLTAAIAALLAILGLLAPRAWRTEVAAVALALGLVWFGSYEWFREALRKPYVITGYMYASGVEVARAADYRADGMLAHMAYRTGDEGADLFRRACRSCHSLENYNALKPFFDGADEEFITAMVQGIGAMRGNMPPWTGTPEEARLLAAHLAARTDRRPFAEVCGLSGVDLGRRVYEVRCGSCHVLGGFNDKTQSLAGLSEEEYRTLLDMSDDLGEEMPPFTGGEPERVALIQFLQTLSAPAGTPAAATRGGAR; the protein is encoded by the coding sequence ATGAATTATCCCTTCTGGGATACGACCCTGGGTTACGGCGTGCTCATGGCCGTGATCGCGGTCGTCCACGTCTTCGTCTCTCACTTCGCCATCGGCGGCGGCTTGTACCTGGTCGTGGCCGAGCGTGCGGCCCGCCGCCGCGGCGACGATGACCACCTCGGATTCCTGCGGCGGCTGAGCCGGTTCTTCGTCCTCACCACGGTGGTCTTCGGCGCCCTCACCGGGGTCGGCATCTGGTTCATCATCGGTCTGCTCAACCCGGCCGCCACCGCGGTCCTCATCCGCAATTTCGTCTGGGGCTGGGCCGCCGAGTGGTGCTTCTTCATCATCGAGATCCTCGCCGCCCTGCTCTACTACTACGGCTGGGACTGCCTCACCCCGCGCCGCCACCTGATCATTGGGTGGATCTATTTCGGCGCCGCCTGGCTCTCCCTGGTCATCATCAACGGCATCGTGACCTTCATGCTCACCCCGGGCGACTGGCTGGCCACCGGCCGATTCTGGGACGGTTTCTTCAACCCGACCTACTGGTCCTCGCTCGTGCTGCGCACGGGGATCTGCATCATGCTCGCCGGCCTCTGCGCCCTCGCGGTGGCCGCCCGCCTTCCCGCGCCCGGCGCGCGAGTGCGCCTGGTGCGCTACAATGCGGTCTGGGGCCTCGTCGGGCTCGCGGTCGTCATCCCCTCCCTCTTCTGGTATGTCGGCGACATCCCCGCCGATCTCATGGCGGCCGCCCGCCAGACGATGAACATCCCGTTTGCCGCCCTCGATCTCCTCTATCTTCTGACCGCCGCGATCGCGGCCCTGCTGGCCATCCTCGGACTCCTCGCTCCCCGGGCCTGGCGCACAGAAGTCGCGGCGGTTGCTCTGGCCCTCGGGTTGGTCTGGTTCGGCTCGTACGAATGGTTCCGCGAAGCCCTCCGCAAGCCCTACGTGATCACCGGCTACATGTACGCGAGCGGGGTAGAGGTCGCCCGGGCGGCCGACTATCGCGCCGACGGCATGCTCGCGCACATGGCTTATCGCACCGGCGACGAAGGCGCCGATCTTTTCCGCCGCGCCTGCCGGAGCTGCCACTCGCTGGAGAACTACAACGCGCTGAAGCCGTTTTTCGACGGCGCCGATGAGGAGTTCATCACCGCCATGGTGCAGGGGATCGGCGCCATGCGCGGCAACATGCCACCCTGGACGGGCACGCCCGAGGAGGCCCGGCTGCTGGCCGCCCACCTCGCCGCCCGCACCGACCGCCGGCCCTTCGCCGAGGTCTGCGGGCTCTCCGGCGTCGACCTCGGCCGCCGCGTCTACGAGGTCCGCTGCGGTTCCTGTCACGTCCTCGGCGGCTTCAACGACAAGACTCAGTCGCTGGCCGGTCTGAGCGAAGAGGAGTATCGGACACTCCTGGACATGTCCGATGATCTCGGCGAGGAAATGCCCCCCTTCACCGGCGGCGAACCCGAGCGCGTCGCGCTCATTCAGTTTCTGCAGACACTGAGCGCGCCCGCCGGCACGCCGGCGGCCGCAACGCGAGGAGGCGCCCGATGA
- a CDS encoding GNAT family N-acetyltransferase produces the protein MTRHLVKLTIADYDALINLWGDAGLPYRPLGRDSRERIEIEMRRPDTAFFGVFDRDRLVAAGLATFDGRKGWINRLAVHPDFRRQGLAARIVRACEEFLHERGAEIIACLIEDWNEPSMELVARLGYDHAPDIEYFSKRKSADT, from the coding sequence ATGACCCGTCACCTGGTGAAACTGACGATCGCCGATTACGACGCCCTCATCAACCTGTGGGGGGATGCCGGCCTGCCCTACCGGCCTCTCGGCCGCGACTCCCGCGAAAGAATCGAAATCGAGATGCGCCGCCCCGACACCGCGTTTTTCGGCGTTTTCGACCGCGACCGGCTGGTCGCCGCCGGGCTGGCCACGTTCGACGGCCGCAAGGGCTGGATCAACCGGCTGGCGGTCCACCCCGACTTCCGGCGCCAGGGTCTGGCCGCCCGGATCGTCCGCGCCTGCGAAGAATTCCTGCACGAGCGCGGAGCCGAGATCATCGCCTGCCTGATCGAAGACTGGAACGAACCTTCCATGGAGCTCGTGGCCCGTCTCGGCTATGACCACGCCCCCGATATCGAGTATTTTTCGAAACGGAAATCGGCCGACACCTAG
- a CDS encoding DUF116 domain-containing protein produces the protein MTRRYPTYRLGPDFRKRLALFRRRIVDQGFAEFAAEFAGLDEFICRAWAEDSPEKDLRRTPKEKYLLEALAFSFYDDLNREAFNRTGDTLIIVPDCLSLNNPDCRKVEGEYGDTCQQCEPACQSYWVMELAGEYGARVAFSKRKLSNQIEHYAERLSNVGVVGVACMIMLTSGLRTCAELDIPARGVLLSFTGCEHWNDVPFGSRFPMSWLREILEEKRAARLSP, from the coding sequence ATGACGCGCCGTTACCCAACCTACCGCCTCGGGCCGGACTTCCGAAAAAGACTGGCCCTCTTTCGCCGCCGCATTGTCGACCAAGGTTTCGCCGAATTCGCCGCCGAGTTCGCCGGCCTCGACGAATTCATCTGCCGCGCCTGGGCGGAGGACTCTCCCGAAAAGGACCTCCGCCGCACGCCCAAGGAGAAGTACCTCCTCGAGGCTCTCGCCTTCTCGTTCTACGACGACCTCAACCGTGAAGCCTTCAACCGGACCGGCGACACGCTCATCATCGTGCCCGACTGTCTCTCGCTGAACAACCCCGACTGCCGGAAGGTCGAGGGGGAGTACGGCGACACGTGCCAGCAGTGCGAGCCGGCCTGCCAGTCGTACTGGGTGATGGAGCTGGCCGGGGAGTACGGCGCCCGGGTGGCGTTCTCGAAACGCAAGCTCTCGAACCAGATCGAACACTACGCCGAGCGGCTGAGCAACGTCGGCGTCGTCGGCGTCGCCTGCATGATCATGCTCACCTCCGGCCTGCGCACCTGCGCCGAACTCGATATCCCCGCCCGCGGCGTCCTCCTCAGCTTCACCGGCTGCGAACACTGGAACGACGTCCCCTTCGGCTCCCGTTTTCCCATGTCCTGGCTGAGAGAGATCCTCGAGGAAAAGCGGGCCGCCCGGCTGTCGCCGTAA
- a CDS encoding tetratricopeptide repeat protein has translation MRQPALTRLYAAATLVLVLGGCSGGMVTTKAVRVDGPPTAADSADSAAVLPADTDEQFRSLVSDGFMLYRQQRYPEAVAVLRRAVARHPDHWEPFYALGLIRCAAEDYATAEAFLSESLDLAPPDSRIRSQIHLARARNFEAQARYGRAEQSYRAALALHPESSDARDGLRRLTERPAR, from the coding sequence ATGCGCCAGCCTGCCCTCACCCGCTTGTACGCCGCCGCGACTCTCGTGTTGGTCCTGGGCGGCTGCAGCGGCGGCATGGTCACGACCAAGGCCGTCCGCGTCGACGGCCCGCCGACCGCCGCCGATTCCGCCGATTCCGCCGCCGTCCTCCCGGCCGATACCGACGAGCAGTTTCGGTCGCTCGTCAGCGACGGTTTCATGCTCTACCGCCAGCAGCGCTACCCGGAGGCGGTGGCGGTCCTCCGCCGGGCGGTGGCCCGGCATCCCGACCACTGGGAACCGTTCTACGCTCTCGGTCTGATCCGCTGCGCGGCCGAGGACTACGCCACGGCCGAGGCGTTTCTGTCCGAGAGCCTCGACCTGGCGCCCCCCGACAGCCGCATCCGCAGCCAGATACACCTTGCGCGGGCGCGCAATTTCGAAGCCCAGGCCCGCTACGGCCGCGCCGAACAGAGCTACCGGGCCGCGCTGGCGCTGCACCCGGAGTCGTCGGATGCCCGCGACGGTCTCCGCCGGCTGACGGAGCGCCCGGCCCGCTAG
- a CDS encoding class I SAM-dependent methyltransferase, with amino-acid sequence MTPGAPYAGLAAVWDLMGQDRHSARMVDYTLALMKRHRIRAVTGLDLCCGTGTALARFLDRGFIMAGLDGSPEMIAQAARKLRGRGVRLYQKTLPAFRLIPDDRPRGTVRVDFITCFYDSLNHLLTERDLGAAFRSVHDHLNDRGWFIFDMNTAAALSDIWSGHVFADAREELAWVWKSEYQARSRTACLTAATFVKRGDRWDRFDEIHYERAYSNTRIRQLLRSAGFTVRGFYDCYRFTPADRSTLRVCVVARRRT; translated from the coding sequence GTGACGCCCGGGGCCCCCTATGCCGGCCTGGCCGCCGTCTGGGATCTGATGGGTCAGGACCGCCACTCCGCCCGCATGGTCGACTACACCCTGGCGCTCATGAAACGCCATCGCATCCGGGCCGTCACCGGTCTCGACCTCTGTTGCGGCACCGGCACCGCTCTCGCCCGCTTCCTCGACCGGGGGTTCATCATGGCCGGGCTTGACGGCTCTCCCGAGATGATCGCCCAGGCGGCCCGCAAACTCCGCGGCCGGGGTGTCCGTCTCTACCAGAAAACTCTCCCCGCTTTCCGCCTCATCCCCGATGACCGCCCGCGCGGCACGGTTCGCGTCGACTTCATCACCTGCTTCTACGATTCGCTCAACCACCTGTTGACCGAACGCGACCTCGGCGCGGCATTTCGGTCGGTCCACGACCACCTCAACGACCGCGGCTGGTTCATCTTCGACATGAACACGGCTGCCGCCCTGTCCGACATCTGGAGCGGCCACGTCTTCGCCGATGCCCGCGAAGAACTTGCCTGGGTGTGGAAAAGCGAGTACCAGGCCCGGTCCCGCACGGCCTGCCTCACCGCCGCCACCTTCGTCAAACGCGGCGACCGCTGGGACCGTTTCGACGAGATCCACTACGAACGCGCCTACAGCAACACCCGGATTCGACAGCTCCTGCGTTCCGCGGGTTTCACCGTCCGCGGCTTCTACGATTGCTACCGATTCACGCCCGCCGACCGGTCGACCCTGCGCGTGTGTGTCGTGGCCCGGAGGCGGACCTGA
- a CDS encoding metallophosphoesterase → MRLAVISDVHLGDPMCQVVVREGGRCRPGPRLEQLQAALAPGLTYLVLIGDILDFSLATYEEVYEAAEVFFGALAGTAEYFVYVPGNHDFDVWTTVEYQVNIINRLDRGKPVRPFRWTVPAVFDDRPGRRDRQVLPTVDPSPEGPPYGGLFLDALGTGGGGRSRFIFAYPNAYLATADGELIMMTHGHYFEWYWSALYEAVTGIVAGHPPGAGEAEPADPTLEQMVAVNSTACQLSCSGIGQAGLLSRVINEVVAEVKVESRHRSLAATSRYLDNAIAYVDAYTRIGGDLFDRLDLDERVMEAIKARLMRKLRAYEAARHRVPFLRNKGTRERFGAYFAAGAREIAALNERHACALPESPGAVIFGHTHRPLRWEPTRVPNADYDYPYRGRTVRLFNAGAWINREREGRGQVFSGAEVFLYDSDIPGGMTSVAIEAEAGPGPEMIADGPGASDGPEGS, encoded by the coding sequence ATGCGCCTCGCGGTCATTTCCGATGTCCACCTGGGCGACCCGATGTGCCAGGTGGTGGTCAGGGAGGGGGGGCGCTGCCGGCCGGGGCCGCGGCTCGAGCAATTGCAGGCGGCGCTCGCGCCGGGCCTCACCTATCTCGTCCTGATCGGCGACATCCTGGATTTTTCGCTCGCGACCTACGAAGAAGTCTACGAGGCGGCGGAGGTGTTTTTCGGCGCCCTGGCCGGGACGGCGGAGTACTTCGTCTACGTGCCGGGCAACCACGACTTCGACGTCTGGACGACGGTCGAGTACCAGGTGAACATCATCAATCGGCTCGACCGCGGGAAGCCGGTGCGGCCGTTTCGGTGGACGGTGCCGGCGGTGTTCGACGACCGGCCCGGGCGGCGCGACCGCCAGGTGTTGCCGACGGTGGACCCGAGTCCGGAGGGTCCGCCCTACGGCGGGCTGTTCCTCGACGCGCTGGGAACGGGCGGCGGCGGACGAAGCCGGTTCATTTTCGCCTACCCCAATGCCTACCTGGCGACCGCGGACGGGGAACTCATCATGATGACCCACGGGCACTATTTCGAGTGGTACTGGAGCGCCCTCTATGAGGCGGTCACGGGGATTGTCGCCGGGCATCCGCCGGGCGCCGGGGAGGCGGAACCGGCGGACCCGACGCTGGAGCAGATGGTGGCGGTGAACTCGACCGCCTGCCAGTTGTCGTGCTCGGGGATCGGGCAGGCGGGGCTGCTGAGCCGGGTGATCAATGAAGTGGTGGCGGAGGTCAAAGTGGAGAGCCGCCACCGGTCGCTGGCGGCGACTAGCCGCTACCTGGACAACGCCATCGCCTATGTCGATGCGTATACGCGGATCGGCGGCGACCTGTTCGACCGGCTCGATCTCGACGAGCGGGTGATGGAGGCGATCAAGGCGCGACTGATGCGGAAGCTGCGGGCGTACGAAGCGGCGCGCCACCGCGTCCCCTTTCTCCGCAACAAGGGGACGCGGGAGCGGTTCGGGGCGTATTTCGCGGCCGGCGCCAGGGAGATTGCGGCCCTCAACGAGCGGCACGCGTGCGCGCTGCCGGAGTCGCCGGGCGCCGTGATTTTCGGCCACACCCACCGGCCCCTGCGGTGGGAGCCGACGCGCGTGCCGAACGCGGACTATGACTACCCCTATCGGGGCCGGACGGTCCGGCTGTTCAACGCCGGAGCGTGGATCAACCGGGAGCGGGAGGGCCGCGGGCAGGTGTTCTCGGGGGCGGAGGTGTTCCTGTACGACTCGGACATTCCCGGCGGGATGACCTCGGTGGCGATCGAGGCGGAGGCGGGGCCGGGGCCGGAGATGATTGCGGACGGTCCCGGCGCTTCGGACGGGCCGGAGGGATCGTGA
- a CDS encoding YihY/virulence factor BrkB family protein, which yields MATDTDRPPTPRRGLFHRPPWLPSGRSVWQWLRHYFGGLYDRSDSHHLFLNASGLAFSLFVCVVPMVLILFYVLGTVLERKQVERELAAWIDRVIPYEKYTEEPKQFIFSRLDEFRAYRKVAGVVGALGLLFAASGLFSSMRTVLNQIFHTSVSKHVLIGKLRDLGMIVLVIGYFLLSMLTLPILDVLAREASGIGMLKSLNLSTLDQVLVTVLSFAVIYVAFWSLYHFIPYARMERRVVAVSAFWAALLWEVAKQAFSVYLSNAATLPVIYGTYLFIIVAAFWIYYSSIVFILGAEIGQLYRERREAKTGTG from the coding sequence ATGGCGACCGATACAGACAGACCGCCGACCCCCCGCCGCGGCCTCTTCCACCGTCCCCCGTGGCTGCCGAGCGGCCGGTCGGTGTGGCAGTGGCTGCGCCACTATTTCGGGGGGTTGTACGATCGCAGCGACAGCCACCACCTCTTCCTTAACGCGAGCGGGCTGGCCTTCTCGCTCTTCGTCTGCGTGGTGCCGATGGTGCTGATTCTGTTCTACGTGCTGGGGACTGTGCTCGAGCGGAAGCAGGTGGAGCGGGAGCTGGCGGCCTGGATCGACCGCGTGATTCCATACGAGAAGTATACGGAGGAGCCGAAGCAGTTCATCTTTTCGCGGCTCGACGAGTTCCGGGCGTATCGGAAGGTGGCGGGGGTGGTGGGCGCGCTGGGGCTGCTGTTTGCGGCGAGCGGGCTGTTCTCTTCGATGCGCACGGTGCTCAACCAGATCTTCCACACGTCGGTGTCCAAGCACGTGCTGATCGGCAAGCTGCGGGACCTCGGGATGATCGTGCTGGTGATCGGCTATTTTCTCTTGTCGATGCTCACCCTGCCGATTCTGGACGTGCTGGCCCGGGAGGCGAGCGGTATCGGCATGCTGAAGTCGCTGAACCTGAGCACGCTGGATCAGGTGCTGGTGACGGTGCTGTCGTTTGCGGTGATCTATGTGGCTTTCTGGAGCCTCTACCACTTCATCCCGTACGCGCGGATGGAGCGGCGGGTGGTGGCGGTGAGCGCGTTCTGGGCGGCGCTCCTGTGGGAGGTGGCGAAACAGGCGTTCTCGGTGTATTTGAGCAACGCGGCGACGCTCCCGGTCATTTACGGGACCTACCTGTTCATCATCGTCGCCGCCTTCTGGATTTACTACTCCTCAATTGTGTTCATCCTGGGAGCGGAAATCGGGCAGCTCTACCGGGAGCGGCGGGAGGCGAAGACGGGGACCGGGTGA
- a CDS encoding Crp/Fnr family transcriptional regulator, with protein sequence MRALLKMSQLFAGLDDASLAEVETATSLRRAVKGEILFSEGDPAASFFVVGEGKVKVFKLSPDGKEQILMIAKPGDTFAEAAIFNDGRYPADAEAIEDTELLVVNRDRFIALLGRNPNLAFSLIARLCALLRKMATLVEGLALTDVTTRIAHYLARQADRVLKKQPDRAGANAVTVTLPEKKAVLAAQLGTIPETLSRSLAKLTREGIIEVDGPRIHIKDLSRLRGTFE encoded by the coding sequence GTGCGTGCGTTACTGAAAATGTCCCAGCTCTTTGCCGGTCTCGACGACGCCTCGCTGGCCGAGGTCGAGACCGCCACCTCCCTCCGCCGCGCCGTCAAGGGGGAAATACTCTTCAGCGAGGGGGATCCGGCCGCCTCGTTTTTCGTGGTGGGGGAAGGCAAGGTCAAGGTGTTCAAGCTCTCGCCCGACGGCAAGGAGCAGATCCTCATGATCGCCAAGCCCGGGGATACCTTTGCCGAGGCGGCCATCTTCAACGACGGCCGCTACCCGGCCGACGCCGAGGCGATCGAGGACACCGAGCTGCTGGTGGTCAACCGCGACCGCTTCATCGCGCTGCTCGGCCGCAACCCGAACCTCGCGTTCAGTCTCATCGCCCGCCTGTGCGCCCTGCTCCGGAAAATGGCCACCCTGGTTGAGGGCCTTGCCCTGACCGACGTCACCACCCGGATCGCCCACTACCTCGCCCGTCAGGCCGACCGCGTCCTGAAAAAACAGCCCGACCGCGCGGGCGCCAACGCCGTCACCGTCACCCTCCCCGAAAAGAAGGCCGTCCTCGCCGCCCAGCTCGGGACCATCCCCGAGACGCTCTCCCGATCGCTGGCCAAGCTCACGCGCGAGGGCATAATCGAGGTCGACGGGCCGCGCATCCACATCAAGGACCTCTCGCGCCTCCGCGGGACGTTCGAGTAG
- a CDS encoding response regulator — protein MAKPILIVDDNPNMSSLLSDMLEVFDYPSERAGDGQEALDKLTAQPFSMVITDMRMPNMTGLELVGRIKQMYPKLPVVLISGYAMSELDHLDGPRPDGFLAKPFMMSDVERLINSLL, from the coding sequence ATGGCAAAACCAATTCTCATTGTCGATGACAACCCGAATATGTCATCGCTCCTGTCGGACATGCTCGAAGTCTTCGACTATCCCTCGGAGCGCGCCGGCGATGGGCAAGAGGCGCTGGACAAGCTCACCGCCCAGCCGTTTTCCATGGTCATCACCGACATGCGCATGCCGAACATGACCGGACTCGAACTTGTCGGGCGGATCAAACAGATGTATCCGAAACTTCCGGTTGTGCTGATTTCGGGCTATGCGATGAGCGAGCTCGACCATTTGGACGGTCCCAGGCCGGACGGGTTTCTGGCCAAACCGTTCATGATGTCGGATGTCGAGCGGCTCATCAATTCCCTGCTTTAG